A genomic segment from Saprospiraceae bacterium encodes:
- the prfB gene encoding peptide chain release factor 2 (programmed frameshift), producing MTADQLKDFRDRLLVLRRYLDVDRRLIEIEEKEQLSLDPNFWNDPKNAESVLKTIKSHKNWVAQYHSVEAVIDDAEILLEFQKEGEASEEEVEQKYEEANEALDDLEFHSTLNRTEDELGCILEINAGAGGTEACDWADMLFRMYKMWAEKKGFKLSQLNIQEGDVAGIKSVELEIQGDFAYGMLKGENGVHRLVRISPYNAQGKRMTSFASVFIHPMVDERIEIEVNPADLDWDTFRASGAGGQHVNKTESAVRVRHLPSGIVAECQEERSQHLNREKAIQMLKSRLYERELERQRAEREKVEAGKMKNEWGSQIRSYVLDDRRVKDHRTNFQTSQTDAVLAGDLDGFLKAFLMHHD from the exons ATGACAGCAGATCAATTGAAAGATTTCAGGGACCGCCTTTTGGTGCTAAGGAGGTATCTT GACGTCGATAGACGACTTATTGAAATCGAAGAAAAAGAGCAGCTTTCACTTGACCCCAACTTCTGGAATGACCCAAAAAATGCAGAGAGTGTTTTAAAAACAATCAAAAGCCATAAAAATTGGGTCGCCCAGTATCATAGTGTTGAGGCAGTGATTGACGATGCAGAAATCTTACTTGAATTCCAAAAGGAAGGGGAAGCTTCAGAGGAAGAAGTGGAGCAAAAGTATGAAGAGGCTAATGAAGCATTGGATGACCTAGAATTTCACTCTACCTTAAATCGAACGGAAGATGAGTTAGGCTGCATTTTAGAAATCAATGCAGGAGCCGGTGGAACTGAAGCCTGTGACTGGGCAGATATGCTCTTTCGTATGTACAAAATGTGGGCAGAAAAGAAAGGCTTCAAACTAAGTCAACTGAACATCCAGGAGGGCGATGTGGCTGGCATCAAGTCAGTCGAACTCGAAATTCAGGGCGACTTCGCCTATGGGATGTTAAAAGGGGAAAACGGGGTCCATCGCCTGGTTCGCATCAGCCCTTATAACGCTCAGGGCAAACGGATGACCTCCTTTGCTTCGGTCTTTATTCATCCAATGGTAGATGAAAGGATCGAAATTGAGGTTAACCCGGCAGATCTCGACTGGGATACCTTTCGGGCAAGTGGTGCGGGTGGTCAGCACGTAAATAAAACGGAATCGGCGGTGCGGGTAAGGCACCTTCCGAGTGGTATTGTGGCAGAATGCCAAGAGGAACGCTCTCAACATTTGAACAGGGAAAAGGCCATTCAAATGCTTAAATCTCGATTATATGAAAGAGAATTGGAGCGACAAAGAGCTGAACGAGAGAAAGTGGAAGCAGGGAAGATGAAAAATGAATGGGGTTCACAGATTCGAAGTTATGTACTGGACGATCGAAGAGTGAAAGATCATCGGACTAATTTCCAGACAAGCCAAACAGATGCTGTTCTTGCAGGAGACCTGGATGGTTTTCTGAAGGCATTTTTAATGCATCATGATTAA
- the pfkA gene encoding 6-phosphofructokinase, whose product MSNEIKRIAVFTSGGDAPGMNAAVRAVVRTAAFNDLHVYGIKRGYEGMIDGELKRLEVRDVGNIIHRGGTVLKTARSQRFMTPEGRKLAYDSLLAYDIDACVAIGGNGTFTGASIFSQEYNIPIVGVPGTIDNDLYGTDATIGFDTAINTAIQAVDKIRDTADSHNRLFFVEVMGRNAGFIALNTAIGSGAGCVLIPEVDSTIEELVEVLRKGARRKKLFSVVIVAEGNKFGGAAEIAELVKQAFDYYDTKVAIIGHLQRGGSPSAMDRVLASRLGFGAVEAIIAGKSNCMVGIINNKIKHTPFEEAITKNKHPNRDLYRMAQVLAI is encoded by the coding sequence ATGAGCAATGAAATAAAACGTATAGCTGTCTTTACTTCTGGTGGTGATGCTCCTGGTATGAATGCTGCCGTCAGAGCAGTAGTGCGTACTGCTGCTTTTAATGATTTGCATGTTTATGGCATTAAGAGGGGGTACGAGGGAATGATTGATGGGGAACTCAAGAGATTGGAAGTTAGGGATGTCGGCAATATTATTCATCGCGGAGGGACCGTGCTAAAAACAGCGCGTAGTCAGCGATTTATGACGCCAGAGGGACGCAAATTGGCTTATGACTCTTTATTGGCCTATGATATAGATGCTTGCGTGGCTATTGGTGGCAATGGCACTTTTACGGGGGCCTCTATTTTCTCTCAGGAATACAATATTCCAATTGTTGGCGTACCGGGAACCATTGACAATGACTTATATGGTACAGATGCTACCATTGGGTTTGATACAGCCATCAATACGGCTATTCAGGCAGTTGATAAAATCAGAGATACTGCTGATTCACATAACCGCTTGTTTTTTGTAGAGGTAATGGGAAGGAATGCTGGTTTTATAGCGCTTAATACGGCTATAGGTAGCGGCGCGGGTTGTGTTTTGATTCCAGAAGTGGATTCGACGATCGAAGAATTAGTAGAGGTGCTGCGAAAAGGCGCCAGAAGAAAAAAACTCTTTAGCGTGGTCATTGTCGCAGAAGGAAATAAATTTGGCGGCGCTGCTGAAATAGCTGAACTGGTAAAACAAGCCTTCGATTATTATGATACAAAAGTAGCTATCATTGGCCATTTACAAAGGGGTGGATCGCCATCCGCAATGGATAGGGTTTTGGCAAGCCGACTTGGATTTGGTGCCGTGGAGGCCATTATTGCCGGAAAATCCAATTGCATGGTCGGCATTATTAATAACAAGATCAAACACACCCCTTTTGAAGAGGCTATTACCAAAAATAAACATCCCAATAGGGATTTGTATAGAATGGCTCAGGTGCTGGCGATATAG
- a CDS encoding FKBP-type peptidyl-prolyl cis-trans isomerase, with protein MRILIMLLALSLIGLTACKPGGEGTGEIQVLEDGTQYIYHKKTGNPPGNPSDYVLFHVYTGTETAVVNSSRETGNEPAYQIPDAGAPANPNSPVPHFLEMMGKGDSLTIVVNLDTLPEKPPGFENESMLYYSIAIQDIQSNAAYEVVLEEKRSAAEKEAEVVKARLSEVEALVQETVGKYSSGSLTSLNTLDSGLKIYTIEEGDGETPNSGELVKVLYYGTLADGTRFDDAFSRGASFDFPIGAGRVIQGWDEGIAQLKKGSKAFLFIPPAMGYGAAGSPPVIPPDAELVFYVELLK; from the coding sequence ATGCGAATTTTAATTATGCTGCTTGCCCTGTCTCTGATAGGATTGACGGCTTGCAAACCCGGTGGTGAAGGCACCGGAGAAATCCAGGTGCTGGAAGATGGCACGCAGTACATTTATCATAAAAAAACGGGTAACCCACCGGGTAATCCTTCTGACTATGTATTGTTCCATGTTTATACAGGTACGGAAACAGCGGTGGTTAATTCCAGCCGAGAAACGGGTAACGAGCCAGCCTATCAAATACCAGATGCAGGCGCACCTGCTAATCCAAACTCTCCTGTACCGCATTTCTTGGAAATGATGGGTAAAGGAGATAGTTTGACCATTGTCGTGAATTTGGATACCCTTCCTGAAAAGCCTCCAGGATTTGAGAATGAATCTATGCTCTATTACAGCATTGCCATTCAGGACATTCAGTCGAATGCTGCCTATGAGGTTGTTTTAGAAGAAAAGCGAAGTGCTGCTGAAAAAGAAGCTGAGGTCGTAAAAGCTCGTTTGTCAGAAGTAGAAGCATTGGTCCAAGAAACAGTAGGCAAATATAGCAGTGGAAGCCTAACTAGCTTGAACACCCTTGATTCTGGCTTAAAGATTTATACCATTGAGGAAGGCGATGGTGAAACACCTAATTCGGGAGAATTGGTAAAAGTACTTTATTATGGCACCCTAGCTGACGGAACTCGTTTCGATGATGCTTTTTCAAGAGGAGCATCCTTTGATTTCCCAATTGGTGCAGGAAGAGTGATCCAGGGATGGGATGAAGGCATTGCCCAATTGAAAAAAGGTAGTAAAGCCTTTTTGTTTATCCCACCAGCAATGGGCTATGGTGCAGCCGGTTCACCTCCTGTTATTCCTCCGGATGCAGAACTTGTTTTTTACGTTGAGTTGTTAAAATAA
- a CDS encoding nucleoside-diphosphate kinase, whose amino-acid sequence MAGKKTFTMIKPDAVKAGHIGAILAKINEGGFKIVAMKLTKLSPEKAGEFYAVHKERPFYGELVEFMSSGPIVAAILEKDNAVEDFRTLIGATNPAQAAPGTIRALFATSIGENAVHGSDSDENAQIEGAFHFAVTEMF is encoded by the coding sequence ATGGCTGGAAAAAAAACGTTTACCATGATTAAGCCCGATGCCGTAAAAGCCGGTCACATCGGTGCTATTTTAGCAAAAATCAACGAAGGTGGTTTCAAAATCGTTGCCATGAAGTTGACCAAGTTATCTCCTGAGAAAGCAGGGGAATTTTATGCCGTACATAAGGAAAGACCTTTTTATGGGGAATTAGTGGAATTCATGTCTTCTGGCCCTATCGTAGCGGCTATTCTTGAGAAGGACAATGCGGTAGAGGATTTCCGTACCCTAATTGGCGCTACCAACCCTGCTCAGGCTGCACCGGGCACCATTCGCGCCCTCTTTGCCACCAGCATTGGTGAAAATGCCGTACATGGCTCTGATTCAGATGAAAACGCACAAATTGAAGGTGCTTTTCACTTTGCAGTGACCGAAATGTTTTAG
- a CDS encoding bifunctional oligoribonuclease/PAP phosphatase NrnA, which produces MDNISEIKALLSSPKEVLITTHRNPDGDAIGSSLGLMHYLNQLGHQVKIVAPSEYPDFLAWLPDATQIIIFDNAVEDAQEVVKAAELIFCLDFNSLERIDKLGDLVRDKSCPKIMIDHHLYPEPFAEYCLSDTTASSTSEMVFDFIEALGDKSLMNNKIGECIFTGILTDTGSFKYSTSPKLFRIVSELLSYGVDDHKLQDLIFNSMTEKQLRLLGHCLNSRMEILEEFNTGIITLTKEDYATFDIQRGDTEGIVNQLLKIKEVKMAAFITEQPTIVKISLRSKDDFSVQEIAQKHFKGGGHRNAAGGASFQGLKATLRKFKELLPLYKDELTK; this is translated from the coding sequence ATGGATAATATTTCAGAGATAAAAGCACTACTCAGCTCTCCCAAGGAGGTTTTAATTACTACTCATCGAAACCCCGATGGAGATGCCATAGGTTCTTCTTTAGGGCTTATGCACTATTTGAATCAGCTTGGGCATCAGGTGAAAATAGTGGCCCCGTCAGAATACCCCGATTTTCTGGCCTGGTTACCCGATGCAACGCAGATTATTATTTTCGATAATGCGGTCGAAGATGCACAGGAAGTGGTTAAGGCAGCTGAACTCATTTTTTGCCTCGACTTTAATTCCCTGGAGCGAATTGATAAATTAGGTGATTTGGTGCGGGACAAGTCCTGCCCTAAAATAATGATCGACCATCATTTATATCCGGAGCCATTTGCTGAGTATTGTCTTTCTGACACCACGGCTTCTTCAACCAGTGAAATGGTTTTTGATTTCATTGAAGCGCTGGGTGATAAATCGCTCATGAATAATAAGATAGGTGAATGCATCTTTACCGGAATTTTAACAGATACCGGTTCTTTTAAATACAGTACTTCTCCCAAGCTGTTCAGGATCGTGTCGGAGTTGCTTTCTTATGGCGTAGACGATCATAAACTGCAAGACCTGATCTTCAATAGCATGACGGAAAAGCAGCTACGGTTATTGGGACATTGCCTGAATAGCAGGATGGAAATCTTGGAGGAGTTTAATACCGGAATTATCACCTTAACAAAAGAAGATTATGCTACCTTTGATATTCAAAGGGGGGATACTGAGGGGATTGTAAACCAGCTCTTGAAAATCAAAGAGGTAAAGATGGCTGCATTTATTACCGAGCAGCCAACAATAGTGAAAATATCCTTGCGTTCTAAGGATGATTTCTCTGTGCAGGAAATTGCTCAGAAGCATTTCAAAGGAGGAGGGCATCGGAATGCCGCAGGAGGCGCTTCTTTTCAAGGCTTGAAAGCGACCCTTCGGAAATTCAAGGAATTATTACCTCTTTACAAGGATGAACTTACGAAGTAA
- a CDS encoding DUF3570 domain-containing protein: protein MINNARKGTYQSYTLTFTTLVAILILSAPMTLVAQDAKYKMKGNDKEITADFLMSYYDQDGNNAAVTGGLGTEKLEDVATLIVLNIPIDTTQSLAASLGADFYSSASTDNIDNNVSSASAHDLRVFMNLGYAKKNLRKAETYGIGLGFSNEYDYTSISANLSWAKEFNEGNSELNLKAQAFLDRWETIFPIELRQEVSVPTNGRQSYNFQAAFSQVINRRMQFSVSGELIYMKGLLSTPFHRVYFQDQNLADIERLPDSRLKIPIGVRLNYFPIDEFVLRSYYRYYWDDFGINAHTLSLETPIKLNPVWSVTPFYRYHIQTGSTYFAPYGEHLSDELFYTSDYDLSALSSHKFGMGIKLAPLYGLARMKSPIGKEKMMIMKSLELRGAYYQRSTDLKAFIVSLGLSFGVK, encoded by the coding sequence ATGATCAATAACGCAAGAAAAGGCACTTACCAGAGTTATACCTTAACGTTTACAACCCTGGTGGCCATTCTAATCCTTTCTGCACCGATGACACTGGTGGCACAGGATGCAAAATATAAAATGAAAGGAAACGATAAAGAAATAACTGCTGATTTTCTAATGAGTTACTATGACCAGGATGGTAACAATGCAGCGGTAACCGGAGGTTTAGGGACGGAAAAATTAGAAGATGTTGCTACCTTAATAGTTCTCAATATCCCCATAGATACGACCCAATCTCTTGCCGCTTCCCTTGGTGCTGATTTCTATTCTTCCGCCTCGACGGATAATATTGACAATAATGTTTCATCCGCTTCAGCACATGATTTAAGGGTCTTTATGAACTTGGGCTATGCCAAAAAGAATTTGCGTAAAGCAGAGACTTATGGCATAGGGCTGGGGTTTTCCAATGAATACGATTACACTTCTATTTCAGCTAACTTGTCGTGGGCAAAAGAATTTAATGAAGGAAATTCAGAGTTAAACTTAAAAGCACAGGCTTTTCTGGACCGTTGGGAGACCATCTTTCCAATAGAATTACGGCAGGAGGTGAGTGTACCTACCAATGGACGGCAGTCTTATAATTTTCAGGCAGCCTTTTCACAAGTAATCAATCGTAGGATGCAATTTTCCGTCTCGGGCGAATTGATTTACATGAAAGGATTGCTTTCGACACCTTTTCACCGGGTGTATTTCCAAGATCAGAACCTTGCAGATATTGAGCGATTACCGGACAGTCGCTTGAAGATTCCCATTGGTGTCAGGTTGAACTATTTCCCGATAGATGAATTCGTTCTTCGATCTTACTATCGGTATTATTGGGATGACTTTGGGATAAATGCCCATACCCTGAGCTTAGAAACGCCCATCAAGTTAAACCCTGTATGGAGTGTAACCCCGTTTTACCGATACCATATCCAGACGGGCTCAACTTATTTTGCACCTTATGGTGAACACCTGTCAGATGAGTTATTTTATACCTCTGATTATGATTTATCTGCATTGTCCAGTCATAAGTTTGGAATGGGCATAAAGCTGGCGCCACTTTATGGCTTGGCCAGGATGAAGTCGCCCATAGGAAAGGAAAAAATGATGATCATGAAATCCTTAGAATTGAGAGGAGCCTATTATCAACGAAGTACCGATTTGAAGGCTTTTATTGTGAGTCTCGGACTTAGTTTTGGGGTAAAATAG